The Pantoea phytobeneficialis genome has a segment encoding these proteins:
- a CDS encoding ROK family protein, translated as MRYGFDIGGTKIEIAAFDDSMQPLFRQRVPTPGEDYSAFLHCLVKLTQEADQQFGGKGKVGIGLPGITDPHTRQQLAANVPCLTGRNLKRDIETLLNRPVAIANDCHCFALSEAHSPQTQDYSVVFGAIIGTGAGGGLVVDKQLFRGKHGLAGEWGHLPVPAQLFRRYALPSFSCNCGLTDCYERYVSGRGLLALSQHFGHPASNLPELMHSYRDSDALAQQIFHRFIAVLASALAGLQMLLDIDAFVLGGGLSNIPEIYPLLPEAMRENLFAICPPAAILAPVFGDSSGVRGAALLNDAERESL; from the coding sequence ATGCGCTACGGCTTTGATATCGGCGGCACCAAAATTGAAATCGCCGCCTTTGATGACAGCATGCAACCGCTGTTTCGCCAACGGGTGCCGACCCCTGGTGAGGATTACTCCGCCTTTCTGCATTGCCTGGTGAAGCTCACACAGGAGGCGGATCAGCAATTTGGAGGAAAAGGGAAAGTGGGGATCGGTTTGCCGGGTATCACTGACCCGCATACCCGGCAGCAACTGGCGGCCAACGTTCCCTGTCTGACCGGACGCAACCTGAAACGCGATATCGAGACGCTGCTCAACCGCCCAGTGGCAATCGCCAATGACTGCCACTGCTTTGCCCTGTCAGAGGCGCATTCGCCGCAGACGCAGGATTATTCGGTGGTGTTTGGCGCGATTATTGGCACCGGCGCCGGTGGCGGTCTGGTGGTGGATAAGCAGTTGTTCCGCGGTAAACACGGCCTGGCCGGTGAGTGGGGGCATTTGCCGGTGCCCGCGCAGTTGTTCCGACGTTACGCACTGCCCTCGTTCAGTTGCAACTGCGGCCTGACCGATTGTTACGAGCGCTATGTCTCCGGTCGCGGCCTGCTGGCGCTGAGTCAGCACTTTGGTCATCCGGCCAGCAACCTGCCGGAACTGATGCACAGCTATCGTGACAGCGATGCGTTGGCACAGCAGATATTCCATCGCTTTATCGCCGTGCTTGCCAGTGCGTTGGCGGGGTTACAAATGCTGCTGGATATTGACGCCTTTGTGCTGGGCGGCGGTTTGTCGAATATTCCTGAAATCTACCCGTTGCTGCCGGAAGCGATGCGCGAAAATTTATTTGCCATCTGTCCTCCGGCGGCGATTCTGGCCCCGGTTTTTGGTGACAGCAGCGGCGTACGCGGTGCTGCCCTCCTCAACGATGCTGAAAGAGAGTCCCTATGA
- a CDS encoding carbohydrate ABC transporter permease: MENISPVTVNLPAVKTVKNVSSLERAERFWGWIMIAPLVIGLLVFYFIPFLQTLFYSFTDLNQFMNWTEVSLDNYRDLFSDDDFYTAAFNTLFYVVVCVPVSLALSLLLAIGLNQPIRGKTLFRTLLFLPAITMPAAVAMVWQWLFNGDFGLVNHLLGFIGLPSVDWLSDPKVVHLSVSIIIIWSSLALKIIILLAGLQNIPRQVYEAADIDGIGTLRRFFFITLPLMLPTLFFVSIMSFIEVLQIFDVIFLMFDRSMIESDAMTVTFLFYKYAFYLQEKGYASAIAVVLFVVTLVISLVQMFIGKKIKVT; this comes from the coding sequence ATGGAAAATATCTCTCCCGTCACCGTAAATCTTCCTGCGGTTAAAACGGTAAAAAATGTCAGTAGTCTGGAACGAGCCGAGCGTTTCTGGGGCTGGATAATGATCGCTCCGCTGGTTATCGGCCTGCTGGTATTTTATTTCATCCCTTTTCTCCAGACGCTATTTTACAGCTTTACCGACCTCAACCAGTTTATGAACTGGACTGAAGTCAGTCTGGATAATTATCGTGATCTGTTCAGCGATGATGATTTTTATACTGCTGCCTTCAATACCCTGTTCTATGTGGTGGTGTGCGTGCCCGTCAGTCTGGCGCTCTCGCTGCTGCTGGCGATTGGCCTGAATCAACCCATTCGCGGCAAGACGCTGTTCCGCACCCTGCTGTTTCTGCCCGCCATCACCATGCCTGCGGCGGTGGCGATGGTGTGGCAATGGTTGTTCAACGGTGATTTTGGTCTGGTGAATCACCTGCTGGGATTTATTGGCCTGCCCTCAGTTGACTGGCTGTCCGACCCCAAAGTGGTTCATCTTAGCGTGTCGATTATTATCATCTGGTCATCACTGGCGCTAAAAATCATTATCCTGCTGGCCGGTTTACAGAATATTCCCCGTCAGGTCTATGAAGCCGCCGATATTGATGGCATTGGCACCTTACGCCGCTTCTTCTTTATTACGCTGCCGCTGATGCTACCCACGCTGTTTTTCGTCTCGATTATGAGTTTTATCGAAGTGCTGCAAATCTTCGACGTCATCTTTCTCATGTTCGACCGCTCGATGATTGAAAGCGATGCCATGACCGTGACCTTCCTGTTCTACAAATACGCGTTTTATTTACAGGAAAAAGGCTATGCCTCAGCGATTGCCGTGGTGCTGTTTGTCGTGACCCTGGTGATTAGCCTGGTTCAGATGTTTATTGGCAAAAAAATTAAAGTGACCTGA
- a CDS encoding ABC transporter ATP-binding protein, with the protein MSGIQLHDVKKIYPNGFQALHGIELSIQEGEFMVFVGPSGCAKSTLLRMIAGLESVSEGEIVIQNRCVNQVLPKDREVAMVFQNYALYPHMTVYKNMAFSLQGKMPRDEIDRRVREAAENLEISHLLERKPGQLSGGQCQRVALGRAIVRRPRVFLFDEPLSNLDAKLRVSMRLQLINLHQQLKAEGLPSTMIYVTHDQVEAMTMGDRICVLDRGVIQQVDKPVTLYHQPANKFVAAFIGSPAMNLHDVTIMRNADALTLSFGDAGHLPLPASVAERLNDYNEEQICLGIRPEHVAITTADAPAALPATVQTLEHMGNEEIVHCDVAGRHFVARFPSSPGWSLQPGERIGLHLALEHAHLFDINHGRVLRPMAR; encoded by the coding sequence ATGTCTGGTATTCAATTACATGATGTGAAGAAAATTTATCCCAACGGCTTCCAGGCGCTGCACGGTATTGAGCTGTCGATTCAGGAAGGCGAATTTATGGTGTTTGTCGGGCCATCAGGCTGCGCCAAATCGACGCTGCTGCGCATGATTGCCGGACTGGAAAGCGTCAGCGAAGGCGAGATCGTGATCCAGAACCGGTGCGTAAATCAGGTATTACCCAAGGACCGCGAAGTGGCGATGGTGTTCCAGAACTACGCGCTCTACCCCCATATGACGGTGTACAAAAATATGGCGTTTAGCCTGCAAGGCAAAATGCCGCGTGATGAGATCGATCGCCGGGTGCGTGAAGCGGCAGAAAATCTGGAGATCAGTCACCTGCTGGAGCGTAAACCGGGCCAGTTATCTGGCGGCCAGTGCCAACGTGTCGCGCTGGGCCGCGCCATCGTACGCCGCCCCCGCGTGTTTTTATTTGATGAACCGCTTTCCAACCTCGATGCCAAACTGCGCGTCTCGATGCGCCTGCAACTGATCAATCTGCATCAGCAACTGAAAGCGGAAGGACTTCCCTCTACCATGATTTACGTCACGCACGATCAGGTGGAAGCGATGACGATGGGCGACCGTATCTGCGTCCTGGATCGCGGGGTGATTCAGCAGGTTGATAAGCCGGTGACCCTCTATCATCAGCCAGCAAACAAATTCGTGGCCGCGTTTATCGGCAGCCCGGCTATGAACCTGCATGATGTAACTATTATGCGTAACGCGGATGCGTTAACGCTCTCCTTTGGCGATGCCGGACATTTACCGCTGCCAGCCAGCGTCGCCGAGCGTCTTAACGACTATAACGAGGAACAGATTTGCCTCGGTATTCGCCCGGAACATGTGGCAATCACCACGGCAGATGCCCCCGCCGCGCTGCCCGCAACGGTGCAGACGCTGGAACATATGGGGAATGAGGAGATCGTTCATTGCGATGTCGCAGGTCGTCACTTTGTCGCGCGCTTCCCCTCCTCGCCCGGCTGGTCGCTGCAACCCGGTGAGCGTATCGGCCTGCACCTGGCGCTGGAGCACGCGCATTTGTTTGATATCAATCACGGGCGCGTACTCCGCCCGATGGCGAGATAA
- a CDS encoding carbohydrate ABC transporter permease, with product MTLASLISLVPFIWMLLTSLKTQPESIQIPMAILPAHPSMQAYHRILTEIPFTTFYINSFLYTFFTVTLQMLIAAMAAYGFSRLTFRGRDTVFMLCVSILMVPAQSFLIPQFLIVQKLGLVNTLSGLILPGIFSIYATFLLRQFFLGVPRELEEAALLDGYNHFTIFWRILLPLIRPGLIACTIINGLWAWNNLMWPLIVNTSVNKLTLPVGLASLASRAGVPYPMLMAGALMAVLPMLILFIFFQRYFIQGIASAGVKG from the coding sequence ATGACGCTCGCCAGCCTGATTTCGCTGGTACCCTTTATCTGGATGCTGCTGACCTCACTGAAAACGCAGCCGGAAAGCATTCAGATTCCTATGGCGATCCTGCCTGCACATCCCTCGATGCAGGCTTATCACCGCATTTTGACCGAGATTCCGTTCACCACCTTTTATATCAACTCGTTTCTCTACACCTTCTTTACCGTCACGCTGCAAATGTTGATTGCTGCTATGGCCGCCTACGGCTTTTCGCGCCTGACCTTTCGCGGGCGCGATACGGTGTTTATGTTGTGCGTCTCGATTCTGATGGTGCCAGCACAATCCTTTCTGATCCCACAGTTTCTGATTGTGCAAAAGCTCGGCCTGGTGAACACCCTGAGCGGTCTGATCCTGCCTGGCATTTTCAGTATCTACGCCACCTTTCTGCTGCGGCAGTTCTTCCTTGGCGTACCGCGCGAGCTGGAAGAGGCAGCGTTACTTGACGGCTACAACCACTTCACCATTTTCTGGCGCATTTTGTTGCCGTTGATTCGTCCGGGTTTGATTGCCTGCACCATCATCAATGGTCTGTGGGCGTGGAATAACCTGATGTGGCCACTGATCGTCAATACCAGCGTCAATAAACTCACGTTACCCGTTGGCCTGGCGTCCCTTGCCAGCCGTGCCGGTGTGCCCTATCCGATGTTGATGGCAGGTGCACTGATGGCGGTATTACCGATGTTGATTTTATTCATCTTTTTCCAACGCTATTTCATCCAGGGCATTGCCAGCGCCGGTGTGAAAGGCTAA
- a CDS encoding Gfo/Idh/MocA family protein produces MKVGIIGLGFRLGYLGHVFSSLSPDFTIVGYVDPAPAGLATLQQHGIDAGVAYDTPEALLAAQQLDLLMIGSPNHLHLEHIRIGLAAGVKVFCEKPVVASMEQSFQLAELLARYGQEQLLIGLVLRYAPMYRDVMQARQSGALGNIVSVEASEHIYPYHGAFFMRDWRRYSRYSGSFMLEKCCHDLDLYNSLIGSRPMRVASFGGRRNFVPENDPRQQGVDDMALFHQKPSGWLGDDKVFDSDGDIVDHQVAIVEYANGVALNFHTNLNAPDQFRRFCIMGSRGQAEGDFIRGFLWVHDVMSGKKTVDNTYATRTALSQHYGADEQMAQEVMDHVLRGGPLPVSPQDAIEAGILALAMDEAREQRKLVDLAPVWEKLDRLLTAPQPA; encoded by the coding sequence ATGAAAGTGGGCATTATTGGATTAGGATTTCGTCTCGGCTACCTCGGGCATGTGTTCAGCAGCCTGTCGCCAGACTTCACCATCGTCGGCTATGTCGACCCGGCTCCTGCCGGGCTGGCAACGCTGCAACAACATGGTATTGATGCCGGTGTTGCTTATGACACACCCGAAGCCTTGCTGGCGGCGCAACAGCTTGACCTGCTGATGATTGGCTCCCCCAACCATCTGCATCTTGAGCATATCCGTATCGGGCTGGCGGCAGGTGTGAAGGTGTTCTGCGAAAAACCGGTGGTCGCCAGCATGGAGCAAAGCTTCCAACTGGCGGAGCTGCTGGCCCGGTATGGTCAGGAGCAGTTGTTGATCGGCCTGGTGCTGCGCTATGCCCCCATGTATCGCGATGTGATGCAGGCCCGTCAGTCAGGGGCGTTAGGCAATATCGTCTCGGTGGAAGCGTCGGAACATATCTATCCATACCACGGCGCGTTTTTTATGCGTGACTGGCGACGCTACTCGCGCTACTCCGGCAGTTTTATGCTGGAGAAATGCTGCCACGACCTCGATCTGTACAACAGCCTGATCGGTTCGCGCCCGATGCGCGTCGCCAGCTTCGGTGGTCGCCGCAACTTTGTGCCGGAAAACGATCCGCGTCAGCAAGGGGTGGACGATATGGCGCTGTTTCATCAAAAACCCTCGGGTTGGCTGGGTGATGACAAGGTGTTCGACAGCGATGGTGACATTGTCGACCACCAGGTTGCGATTGTGGAATACGCCAACGGCGTCGCGCTGAATTTCCACACCAATCTCAACGCGCCGGACCAGTTCCGCCGCTTCTGTATCATGGGTTCACGCGGTCAGGCTGAGGGCGATTTTATTCGCGGCTTCCTGTGGGTGCACGATGTGATGAGCGGCAAGAAAACCGTCGACAACACCTATGCCACCCGCACCGCATTGTCGCAACATTATGGGGCCGATGAACAGATGGCGCAGGAAGTGATGGATCATGTGCTGCGGGGCGGCCCGCTGCCGGTGTCGCCGCAGGATGCGATCGAAGCGGGGATTCTGGCACTGGCGATGGATGAAGCACGCGAACAGCGTAAGTTGGTGGACCTGGCACCGGTGTGGGAAAAACTCGATCGTTTGCTGACTGCACCGCAGCCAGCCTGA
- a CDS encoding DUF4091 domain-containing protein, producing the protein MTLHLRLTSSLEKMFHQKTIADVKQLATTSILANETLSFQAQYFLPSTERKTRRTLHWSVEGELAPWLQVYQVTSVPGHLPCYNTVDDHYLTTEPGLFPDLLMPLTGPTMQITCNYQGALWLCLTPPPEGLPPGEHTITLRFYEEAENSVMSEAALVVTVLPATLPAQQLYHTEWIHTDCLANYYQLTVFSEEYWQAVRKFVQSAVAHGVNMMLTPLFTPPLDTAPGTVRTEVQLIDVFDDGQGGYRFGFERLARWVDLCRTEGIRDFEIAHFFTQWGAAHAPHIAVQLPDGSREPRFGWHTDAFGEQWRQFLSAFLPQLTAWFDEQGLRDRVWFHISDEPTDQHLENYRKASDLLRPLIPGYRTLDALSDYDFYRLGLVEKPVTASDHLEPFLENQVPGLWTYYCCAQYLDVANRFMAQPSLRNRILGVQLWLYRIEGFLHWGFNFYNSELSREAIDPFAVTDGLQAFPAGDPFLVYPGKDFTPLPSIRLKVLLEAMQDLRALQCLEALQGRAAVEALVDDVMGMRITFKAWPADAQKLLYLRAEVNRRIGTYME; encoded by the coding sequence ATGACGTTACATCTGCGGCTGACTTCGTCGCTGGAAAAAATGTTTCACCAAAAAACAATTGCCGACGTAAAGCAACTGGCAACAACCAGCATTCTCGCCAATGAGACACTCTCATTTCAGGCGCAATATTTTCTACCTTCCACCGAGCGCAAAACGCGACGCACCTTGCATTGGTCGGTTGAAGGGGAGTTAGCACCGTGGTTGCAGGTGTATCAGGTCACGTCTGTGCCGGGACATTTACCCTGCTACAACACCGTGGATGACCATTATCTGACCACGGAGCCAGGTCTGTTTCCCGATCTGCTGATGCCGTTGACCGGCCCGACCATGCAAATCACCTGCAATTATCAGGGCGCGTTGTGGCTGTGCCTGACACCGCCGCCGGAAGGTTTACCGCCTGGCGAACATACAATAACGCTGCGCTTCTATGAAGAAGCCGAGAACAGCGTGATGAGTGAAGCGGCACTGGTGGTGACGGTGTTACCTGCCACTCTGCCTGCACAACAGCTTTACCATACCGAATGGATTCATACCGATTGCCTGGCGAATTATTATCAACTGACGGTGTTCAGCGAGGAGTACTGGCAGGCGGTGCGCAAATTTGTGCAAAGTGCCGTGGCGCATGGCGTCAATATGATGTTGACGCCGCTGTTTACGCCACCGCTCGATACCGCGCCAGGGACGGTACGTACTGAGGTGCAACTGATTGACGTCTTTGATGACGGGCAGGGTGGCTATCGCTTTGGCTTTGAACGGCTGGCTCGCTGGGTAGATTTATGCCGTACCGAGGGCATCCGCGATTTTGAGATCGCCCACTTTTTTACCCAATGGGGAGCGGCGCATGCGCCGCATATTGCGGTACAACTGCCGGATGGCAGCCGTGAGCCACGTTTTGGCTGGCATACCGATGCCTTTGGTGAGCAGTGGCGGCAATTCCTGAGCGCCTTCTTACCACAACTGACGGCGTGGTTTGATGAGCAGGGTCTGCGTGATCGGGTGTGGTTCCATATTTCCGATGAACCGACCGATCAACATCTGGAAAATTACCGTAAAGCCAGCGATCTGCTGCGGCCGTTAATTCCCGGCTACCGTACGCTGGATGCCTTGTCCGATTATGACTTTTATCGCCTTGGCCTGGTGGAAAAACCGGTCACCGCCTCTGACCATCTGGAGCCATTCCTGGAAAATCAGGTGCCAGGGCTGTGGACGTATTATTGCTGCGCCCAGTATCTCGATGTGGCTAACCGTTTTATGGCGCAACCGTCGCTGCGTAACCGTATCCTCGGGGTGCAGCTTTGGCTATACCGGATTGAAGGGTTTCTGCACTGGGGCTTTAACTTCTACAACAGCGAATTGTCGCGTGAGGCAATCGATCCTTTTGCCGTTACCGATGGTTTGCAGGCATTCCCGGCGGGTGATCCATTCCTTGTTTATCCCGGCAAAGACTTCACGCCGCTGCCTTCGATTCGCCTTAAGGTGCTGCTGGAAGCGATGCAGGACTTGCGCGCCCTGCAATGTCTGGAAGCGTTGCAAGGTCGTGCGGCCGTTGAGGCGTTGGTTGATGACGTGATGGGGATGCGTATTACCTTCAAAGCGTGGCCGGCCGATGCGCAGAAGTTATTGTATCTGCGTGCCGAGGTTAACCGCCGTATTGGCACATACATGGAATAA
- a CDS encoding LysR family transcriptional regulator: MNTINIESLDLNLFKVFEALYEEGSASRAALRLGITQSAVSAALGRLRKIYGDPMFERTGRGLRPSRRAEELKPIVSEALNRCRQSLALAQREQAEFEGRTLVLGWSDDYEIALARQLINRVAEAYPGLRLIFRQIHSRIAAGMLMNRMVDLAVTSGSGNSAALSKELVGVNGYACVLDFAPPTGELTLSDYTQLQHILISSGGVVGIVDEVLAELGLKRTVEAAATHFSAVPYLIKGSRSIVTLPSHAAQAMAMMFDLRLVHCPIALPDYPIELSWRTDSLRDPAVAGVRNILRELLKAIPPVAARF, translated from the coding sequence ATGAATACAATTAATATCGAGTCGCTTGACCTGAATTTGTTTAAAGTTTTCGAAGCGTTGTATGAAGAGGGCAGCGCCAGCCGTGCTGCGCTGCGTCTTGGCATCACCCAGTCGGCCGTCAGTGCCGCGCTGGGCCGGTTGCGGAAAATTTATGGTGACCCTATGTTTGAACGCACGGGACGCGGCTTACGCCCGAGCCGTCGTGCGGAGGAATTAAAACCCATTGTCAGTGAAGCGTTAAATCGCTGTCGTCAGAGTCTGGCGCTGGCGCAGCGGGAACAGGCGGAATTCGAGGGCAGAACCCTGGTGTTAGGCTGGTCCGACGATTATGAAATCGCGCTGGCACGCCAGTTGATCAACCGTGTGGCAGAGGCGTATCCCGGACTGCGGCTGATCTTCCGACAAATTCACAGCCGCATCGCTGCCGGGATGTTGATGAACCGGATGGTCGATTTGGCCGTGACTTCTGGCAGTGGCAACTCGGCGGCGTTGAGTAAAGAGTTGGTCGGGGTCAATGGTTACGCCTGTGTACTGGACTTTGCACCGCCAACCGGTGAATTGACGCTGAGTGACTACACCCAACTGCAACATATTCTGATCTCTTCGGGGGGCGTGGTGGGGATCGTTGATGAAGTGTTGGCTGAGCTGGGCCTGAAACGCACGGTTGAAGCGGCGGCGACCCACTTTTCGGCGGTGCCTTATCTGATCAAAGGTTCGCGCTCGATTGTGACGTTACCCAGCCATGCCGCTCAGGCTATGGCGATGATGTTTGATTTGCGGCTGGTTCACTGTCCAATTGCCTTACCCGATTATCCGATCGAGTTATCCTGGCGAACTGACAGCCTGAGGGACCCGGCGGTGGCCGGGGTCAGGAATATTCTGCGGGAGTTATTGAAAGCCATCCCCCCGGTAGCGGCGCGATTCTGA
- a CDS encoding carbon-nitrogen hydrolase family protein: MTSSTVAVLQIGSAPEGKAQTLEKILSYEQQITASQARLVVMPEALLGGYPKGETFGTQLGYRLPQGRETWAEYFANAIDVPGKETEALAALAHRTQAALVIGVIEREGSTLYCSALFFEPENGLVAKHRKLMPTGTERLIWGQGDGSTLPVVDTQAGRIGAAICWENHMPLLRTAMYAKGVEIWCAPTVDERDVWQASMRHIAHEGRCFVLSACQLQPSPAELGIEIPGWDSQRPLIQGGSVIIGPLGDVLAGPLRGSEGLLTAQIDTDELIRARYDFDVVGHYARPDVFSLAVDQKPKKTVTFQ, from the coding sequence ATGACATCCTCAACCGTGGCGGTGCTACAAATTGGCTCCGCACCTGAAGGTAAAGCGCAGACGTTAGAGAAGATTCTGTCTTATGAACAACAAATTACTGCCAGCCAGGCGCGCCTGGTGGTGATGCCCGAAGCCCTGCTTGGCGGCTATCCGAAAGGTGAAACCTTTGGCACCCAATTGGGCTATCGTCTGCCACAGGGACGTGAAACCTGGGCAGAATATTTTGCCAACGCCATTGATGTGCCGGGTAAAGAAACGGAGGCGCTGGCCGCACTGGCACACCGCACCCAGGCCGCACTGGTGATTGGTGTGATTGAACGTGAAGGCAGCACCCTGTATTGCAGCGCGTTATTTTTCGAACCGGAAAATGGTCTGGTGGCAAAACATCGCAAGCTGATGCCAACCGGAACCGAACGCCTGATTTGGGGCCAGGGCGATGGTTCTACGCTGCCGGTGGTGGATACTCAGGCCGGACGTATCGGTGCCGCCATCTGCTGGGAAAACCATATGCCGTTGCTGCGTACCGCCATGTATGCCAAAGGGGTAGAAATCTGGTGCGCGCCCACGGTAGATGAACGTGATGTATGGCAGGCATCAATGCGGCATATCGCCCACGAAGGTCGCTGTTTTGTGTTAAGCGCCTGCCAGTTGCAACCCTCGCCAGCCGAATTGGGTATAGAGATCCCCGGCTGGGACAGCCAGCGCCCGCTGATTCAGGGGGGAAGTGTGATTATCGGTCCACTTGGGGATGTGCTGGCAGGACCGTTGCGCGGCAGCGAAGGATTACTCACGGCCCAAATCGACACCGATGAACTGATTCGCGCCCGCTATGATTTTGACGTGGTCGGACATTATGCCCGCCCGGATGTGTTCTCGTTGGCGGTTGACCAAAAACCCAAAAAAACCGTCACTTTTCAATAA
- the agaR gene encoding transcriptional repressor AgaR: MINTEQRRESIIEQLRREGVVRVEDLSALYNVSSVTIRNDLRWLEKSGCAIRGYGGAQLNRQFVFDRPLEDKGKINRDVKFAIAKAAAALINDGEAVIIDSGSTTSLMTKHLESKKELVVMTNAINIAYELASRENIHLMVLGGNVRSASWSIDGPTAEQHIRQYRFDKLFLGVDGFDLAAGITTPQLGEAQINRAMCDVSREIIAVADSSKFGRTSFCLIREVERIHRLVTDSAISEQYVRALEKMGVDIIIADR; the protein is encoded by the coding sequence ATGATCAATACCGAGCAACGTCGTGAATCGATTATTGAGCAGTTGAGGCGCGAAGGTGTGGTACGGGTGGAAGATCTCAGCGCCCTGTACAACGTCAGTTCCGTCACCATCCGCAATGATTTGCGCTGGCTGGAGAAAAGTGGCTGCGCCATTCGCGGCTATGGCGGCGCGCAGCTCAATCGCCAGTTTGTCTTTGATCGCCCGCTGGAAGACAAAGGCAAAATCAATCGCGACGTCAAATTCGCTATCGCTAAAGCCGCCGCCGCCCTGATCAACGACGGAGAGGCGGTGATTATCGATTCCGGCTCCACCACCAGTCTGATGACCAAGCATCTGGAGAGCAAAAAGGAGCTGGTAGTGATGACCAATGCCATCAACATCGCTTATGAACTGGCCAGCCGCGAGAACATCCATCTGATGGTGCTGGGTGGTAACGTGCGCAGCGCCTCATGGTCAATTGATGGTCCCACCGCCGAGCAACATATCCGTCAGTACCGTTTCGACAAACTGTTTCTCGGTGTCGATGGCTTTGACCTCGCCGCCGGAATCACCACGCCACAGTTGGGCGAAGCGCAGATTAACCGGGCGATGTGCGATGTCTCGCGTGAAATCATCGCCGTAGCCGACTCCAGCAAGTTTGGCCGTACCAGTTTCTGTCTGATCCGCGAAGTGGAACGCATTCACCGGCTGGTCACTGACAGCGCCATATCCGAACAATACGTGCGCGCCCTGGAGAAAATGGGCGTCGACATCATTATCGCCGATCGCTAA
- a CDS encoding ABC transporter substrate-binding protein, which translates to MLSAKNNKSHARPVISGIALAVALLIPALSHAADKITLRYAIWDRNQLPAEEKIAQSFEKANPDINIDIEVVPASQYFVKLDSAVAGGVAPDIFWVNMPYFIQYAQNHVLAPLNGYLNDKSVDLNNIVASSVKAYQFDGNQLAIPRDVDAIAVWYNKKLFDQAGVSYPKKGWTWDDLKTTATALKAKLKGDAFPLYMDLSNDGQESYLNLLYQKGVHIVPTNGQPTDIASDNAIWVYQQLQQMMKGGLLPTANQMSELKTDSVFTSNRAAMVYAGSWQAAPFASNPQINDHIGVIEMPRIDKEAGVAHSLGFALYANGKHKDAAWRYVSFMAQKSSQEELAAAVIPANKQAMPAWAANIKQVDVTAYLTALDHATAYPTAGTNTPKWQNMWISSLKKIFMGADAKEEMDKSVKKISRVMEK; encoded by the coding sequence ATGCTGTCTGCTAAAAACAATAAGTCTCACGCCAGACCAGTAATTTCCGGAATTGCATTAGCTGTCGCACTTTTAATTCCTGCACTCAGCCACGCCGCAGATAAAATAACCTTACGTTATGCAATATGGGATCGTAATCAACTTCCTGCGGAAGAAAAAATTGCGCAATCATTTGAGAAGGCCAACCCGGATATCAATATTGATATTGAAGTGGTGCCTGCATCTCAGTATTTCGTCAAACTGGACTCTGCCGTCGCAGGGGGCGTCGCACCGGACATCTTTTGGGTCAACATGCCCTACTTTATTCAGTATGCGCAGAACCACGTCCTGGCCCCACTGAACGGCTACCTGAACGATAAATCAGTCGATCTTAACAACATCGTTGCCAGTTCGGTGAAGGCCTATCAGTTTGACGGCAACCAACTGGCGATTCCGCGTGATGTGGATGCCATCGCTGTCTGGTACAACAAAAAACTGTTTGATCAGGCTGGCGTCAGTTATCCGAAAAAAGGCTGGACCTGGGATGATCTGAAAACCACCGCCACCGCGCTGAAAGCCAAACTGAAGGGCGATGCTTTCCCGCTGTATATGGACCTGAGCAATGACGGTCAGGAAAGCTACCTGAACCTGCTGTATCAGAAAGGCGTCCATATTGTTCCGACCAATGGCCAACCGACGGATATCGCCAGCGATAACGCCATTTGGGTTTACCAACAGTTGCAGCAAATGATGAAAGGCGGCTTGCTGCCGACTGCCAACCAGATGAGCGAGCTGAAAACCGACTCGGTGTTTACCTCCAACCGCGCGGCAATGGTGTACGCCGGTTCCTGGCAGGCGGCCCCGTTCGCCAGCAACCCACAGATTAATGATCATATCGGCGTGATCGAAATGCCACGCATCGATAAAGAAGCGGGTGTTGCGCACAGCCTCGGCTTCGCCCTGTATGCCAACGGCAAGCATAAAGATGCCGCCTGGCGTTATGTCTCCTTTATGGCGCAGAAATCCTCACAGGAGGAACTGGCCGCCGCGGTGATCCCCGCCAACAAACAGGCGATGCCTGCCTGGGCCGCCAATATTAAGCAGGTCGATGTTACTGCCTATCTCACTGCGCTGGACCACGCCACCGCTTACCCGACGGCAGGCACCAATACACCGAAGTGGCAAAACATGTGGATCAGCAGCCTGAAGAAAATCTTTATGGGTGCGGATGCCAAAGAAGAGATGGATAAATCGGTGAAGAAAATTAGCCGGGTGATGGAAAAGTAA